The Alteribacter populi genomic sequence GCTTTCGCCAATTCATAAACAGGAGCATACACCGGGTCGTGAGCATAAAACGGGTAATAGCCTAAATAAATTTTCATCCCGACCGTTTCCGGCTTTAAAAGTGTTTTTTCGAGCTGAATAAGATCGTACTTCCTTAACTGATACGGGTTTATTCCAGCACAATAGCCCATATTTTTCGGTAAGGTTGGAGACAAATCTAGTCCCATAGGGGTAGGAGGAGCAGAATCAGGAAATCCCTCTCCTCCTTCAATTTCTCTAAGCCCCATGGCAATCGTAAACACTACATTCGCTTCAGCAAATTCTTTTTTGTAACCAGCATAGGAATAATCGATATGAGACAAATTCCTCGCTGTATGATGGAAGCTTTTTATGTGTGAAAAGTGGACGTGAGCATCAATGATTTTCATAGCTGACTAGTCCTTTCTGTTACGATCCGAATCAAAACGAAGCGAACGAAGGTCTCTTAATGCCTCGAGAGGAACGTCTGTCTTATTCAACACAAAAAACATTGGGTCAGAGCGAAACAATTCGCCGTCATTTAATGGAAAATTCCGTTTAGATGCCGCTAAGATGACGTCTTGATTCATATAGAGCTCCAGCCCTTTACTTGATTGCTCTGACAAAATAATCAGCTTGTCATCCACACCCGCTTTTGAAATAGTAAGCTGAGAAAAACCGTCCATATGCTGCTCATGAGCATGATGAGAGTACGTAGGAGAACGGTTGTTATCAAGCTGAGCAGAAACGTCCCCAAGTTCACTTCCGGGATTAATATTAAACCCGTGGACAACTTTTTGATCTGGCCAATACGTTCCCGTGTGCTGTTCAATTTCAATCATCGCACCAAGAACAGGAACACCCGGTAGAACGAAAGCATAATGATGAATTTTGACACCTTTATAGTCAGGATGGTCATCAACGGTGTACGATTGTTTAATCGCGGACCATTCGTTGTTATGCTGATCAAACAGTGAAACAAATTGCCCTTGCGAGTTTTGCTGTAACACCGATCGTGCAGTAAGGCCGGGTAAAGTAGGACAGATCCCGCCAATCCAAGGGTTCCACCACGATTTAGGACCTGGCTCAGGAAATGAAGAAGCAAGCCACTCAATCCCGTTTTTCTTTAACGAATAAACGGCCGGATAAAAACCAGGGGCTGCTTTAACGGAAAAAATGCCATTATCCAGCTCCAATACCGAATGATCATTTTCTTGCCCTTCATTATACGAGACCGCCTCATTCGTCACCGGGAACAACAGCGTTGATTTCGTAAACCCTAGCCCTGACAACCGGCCGGTTAGATTTGCAAGCACTGGCTCTCTATGACTGCTAAAAGACGTTTTCACTTCCCAAGTCCTCTTAGCTTGCTCACTCGTCCATATTGTTTCAGAAATAACCTCGCCGTTTCCAAAAGAGGCCTCAAGAGAAACGTCAGAAGATCTGGATAACCGTTGATCAAAGAAAAGGACCGTTTCTTTTTGGATGAACGGGTTCCGGTCCTTCGTTCCCCAACGCAATACATTTTCTGGGTCCCATTTTGTTAAATTCTGCTTCCTTCCAGCATAGTTCCTCACTTCTTCTACAGAGTGAAGAGTACCAATAGAAAAAGTAGTAGCAGACGTTGTCACCGAATCTCCTGAAGCAATAATAGGAAATTTATGTTCAAAATACAAGATGTGCCAGTCATGGAAATGAAGTTTTAATTTAGAATCCCAAATAAGCGCAGCAGGCCACCCTTTATAATTGGAGAAAAGCCAGTTTTCAGAGACCTTACCTTCATCCCAGCTATTTACCTCACTGTTATAAGTGCCTTTATTATGGATCCACTTCCCTTCATAAGGAATGACAGTTTCACTTAGGTCAAACATAAACGGTTCATTTAGTCGAAGCCCCTCTAACATTTGTTCACCATGATTTTCCACAATAAAATACTGGCTCATCATGCCATCCGCAGTTAATTCGAGCATGCGAACGACCGTTACTCCAGGAAACTCCTGTGATGGATATGAAATCGCCACGCCAATTTTGGTATTTTCTTCAAAAAAGCTGACATCTTTTGGTTTCATTTTTGAAAACTCTTCTGAAAATGGCTCCCCTAATCGAGGATAAAACAATAAGTAGTCTCCATTGTTAAAGCGTCCTCGCTCAATTAGCACACTGTTATCCTCTTTTTTTAGCGCTACGTGATGAAGGCCGTAATACAAATGGATATACTTTTTGCACTCTCCGTAAACCCCAGCTCCCATCACGTTCATCGAGAAGGAAAGCTCTTGATCAAATGTTACGTTTTCCTTTTTGCCATGTTCCGGAAAAGTTGCCTCAACACGTAAGGTTTTACGATAAAAGGCCGGACCTTCTAATTGATACGAAAGAGGTATTACACGCTTTTCTTTCTCTTCTAAATGAACGTCATATTCCCTGTTTTCAAATTGAACATTTTTATTTTCAGGCAGCTCAAAATAAACAGAAACAGGTGACTTTGTATTGTTTTCTACTTGGATATACGCTTTGTCTAGTTGCTGCAAAAACGACTGACTTCCAATCATCTTTCCTGAAATGCTCACCGGAGCTTTACAAAGAACGCCAGTTTTCATCGTGACAGCGGAGCCATTAACACGAATGTTTGCTTCAACAGCTGGATGTGTTTGCATTTTCATTTGATCTTCGTGGCGTTCTAAGACAGTGAAGTGGCTTTGAAGCGTTACCTCTGAACCAGCTTGTACTGTCACTTCCTCTTCGTAGTGAAAATGAATATTTTTTTGCTCAATCCCGGTTATGTCAATGTGAATTGTGTCGTCTGATGTGTTTTTAACGATAAAGTTGACCGGATACGTTTTTCCATAAACACAATGATGATGTTCAATCACCATCATTACCTCATACTCATTTGTCTTACATGAGCGTATCCCTCGTCCTGTTTTTTCGAATTGTACTTGTAAGTAATGTTCATCCTTTCCCCATTCGTATGTGTAAAAGTCAAAGCCATTTTCTTTTTTTCCGTCAGGTTCAGTCTTGATTTCCCGAATACTATCAGCGTACCAATCAACTTGCTCAAAAAATGCAGAAAACAACTCAGTCGACCGGACCGTTGGTAAAAAGTTCATTAGATGAACGGTATCGTCACGGTTTTCCCAGAAAAAACCACACTTTTTGTACAAAGGAACTGCTTTAGTGTTGCCTGGCCACGTGTATAAATCAAGCCGTGGCCATTTACGCTTAACCGTTTCTTCTAAAGCTGTCAGAAGAAGTTTTTTACCAATCTTCCTGCCGTGGTAATCATCTCTAACATTTAGTAAAGGGATATAAAGTGCACCTTCATCTTCACGGTACTCTGACAATCCACAATAGCCGACTACACGGTCTCCTTCCATTGCAAGGTAAGTGTAGATATTCGTTGAGTTAGCTTCTTGGGCACGGACCTGTTCTTCTGTTTGCACATCGGAGTGGCCTCCCCACCCTTCTCGACTACAGTTCCACATCTCTGCCACTGCACTTGCTAATGAAGGATCATACGTTCTGATAACGATTTCCTTTTCTGTCACTTCCACCTTGTTCTCCTCCTTTAACCATAAAAGAGCACCTCCGGGCAAGGAAGGTGCTCTTAAGTTAGTTAGTTTGACTCTGATTCTGAATCGTAATAGCCTTTTTCTTTTACTTGTTCGTATGCAGTTGTCAAAATCCCCTGGATCGCCTGGCCGCGGTCTTTTTTACGTTTCTTAAATTCTTCATAAAGTTCGGCGCCGCTAAACCCTTCTTCAACCAACGTTTTTAATAGCATGTCGGATAAATCGTCTTTCTTAGCGACAATGACGCCATCTAAATGGATACAGACATGATCTGTAAGGTCGTTCACTGATTTCACCGAACACACTAACGTAGCAGGGTCATTCGTCTTCTTCGTAATTGTCACCTCTGCCATGAATTGTTGATCTGCTTCTGCATATTCATTAAAAAAATCTCGCCATTCTTTATCTAGGATAGCTTCTACAAGCCAGTTTTTCTCCGCTTCTTCTTTATTAATAATAAGGCCATCCACCAACGGAACCTGTTTCCCTTCAAGTTCCTCTGTTTCATGGTTATCAAACAAAACGGCTAATGAACATAGTTTAAACGTTTTCATCAGGCAACCCTCCATCTCTTCTGGCATCCTATCATGTTCTTTCGCCAAAGAACAGCATAAACCCTCCCTCCATCACACTTTTACACAAAATTGTGCGGGGACTGTCCCCGTTCTTCTTGACATTCGATAGTCGCAGACAGCACAATGACGATAAGAGTTCACCACTTCCACTTGTATGATTTTACCATTCATATTGTTTTATCATGTGCAGATGAAAGCGAAAGCATTCTTTCATATATAAGGAGAAACAAACGAATGTCTAAACGAGAAGTACTTTTTACATCTTTATCTCCAGATCTATTTAACCCACTAATCAAAAACAGGCAACCGATCATGGTCTATCAGGTTGTCCCTCTTTCTCATTATTATATAACCGAGCCGGAAAAACGTTCAAAATATGTAACTTTCAAGTGGGATCTACTCTATAATATCTTCGAAACGGCCGATCGCGTATGGATTGAAGCGTTGCCAACACCAGAGGGATCTCTTATTCAAGGCTCAAAGAATGTCACGCCTTTTTCACAACGAGTTCTTGATGCCTGTTCTATCTTCACAAATACAGAAGTGATTTATTTACAAAAAGTGAAAACACGAGATAATTTGAGACCTCACCGCCATCGTTCCGTGACATCTATCCAATCAATGAAGCTAACAAAAACAACTGACGCAAACGAATGTGCTCAAGATTATATAAACTGGCTTCCGACTGTCACGCGTGGCCTCGTCCAAACTACGTTCACTACCTGCTCCATTGAAATGAACATTCGTCTGGGAAAGTCGCACATCACACTGCTCCGCCTCACCCGAACACAACCTTTTACAGAAAACTTGGCAAGCTATGCCGTAACGGAGGGACTATTAACTAAAAGCGCCACAAAAATTCCAACGGGATATTTTCAATTCCTTATTCATAGGCAGCACCTTTTTACCGCTCTTACTCACTTTCAGCCGGCACTTTGGTGGCCAATATATCGATGTACACAAGGTCCGATCCATGCCCTTGTGATGCACTTGTATAAAAAACGCATTGAAACTAGATAATTCAATACGTACCTAAGAAAAACAGCGTCAGCTCGCATGTTTTAAAATCTCAAGGATGCTTTTCCCTTGAGACGAGCAGCGTGAAGGTAGCTGTCCTCTTATAAATTCTTTTAAAAAGATGCCCAACCATCGTCGGGCATCTTTTTTCCAACTTCATTCAAGTCCGTCTATCGTGTCTGCATCACCGTATGCGATCGGGGCATTTTCAACACGATCAAAGCTTTGTTCGAGATCCTGATACAACCGGACACCTTCAAGAGATATTACGGCTGAACCTGTCGGAGCAAAGTAATATAACGGGAACGGTTCGGGCTTCACCTTAATTTCACCGGCTTCTTGGATTGGAAATACCGTTAAAAATCGGTCAATAACCTGGAAGGCAATCCCATAGATGAAAGTCGTATTTAAATACTCCGTCTTTATCTCATCAAGATCGCCTTCATTTAGATACTCATAGTAACTCCGCCATTTTTGCTCCGCCACTCGACCAGCAGCAGTATGGGGAGAAATAAAAAAGATCATTAGTAGGTTGGATAAAGCAGCTAAGAAAATACCAAGGCCTAAAAAAAGGAAGCATAAATACAAAAACACTGCTGATAACAATCCCAACCACACCCGTTATGATCACAACTAACCTGGGTAAGGTAAGCGGCCGGTACAAATCCAACTTTTCCATTGTAACGACTGTTTCTTTTTCCCACTGATGCAATTCTTGTAAATAACTTTCCATTCTGTCTTTATCAGATGTGAACCGCTCGAGGTCATCTACTCTAAAAGCCCCTTTATCTCCAATACGATAGAGAAGCCACTGTAATAAATAGCGTTCATCGTTTGTTAACGGTTCATGTTTACTTTCTTTTGTTTGGTCAGTAAAAACATACGATTGCTCATTTTCTATAAAGTTTAGTTTTACAGCTTTTTTTGATACTAAGTGCAAAAGCCCGGCTGTCATATCATTTGAAGATAAACCTCGTCTTAATATCAGCTTAACAACTACGGCCGGACTGAGCGAGGTTTTCTCCACGACGGAGAGCTTTTTTTCAACTTCTTTATTTAAAGAGGTCGGACCTTTCCGTTTTTTCTGCTCAATCACCCAAACAGTAACTGCTACACCAGTAATTAAAGTCAACATTGCGATCCCGGAAAAAAGTAACATAACTATATGTCCCCCTTCTCCATATTTTTGTATATATGTTTATCACACTAAAAGTGCGTGTTCAAAAGGAGCATAAAAATAGCCGAGTAGGTCGAGACGGAGAAGCGAGCCAACGAGCTTCCTCAGGATTGGGTGGCTCCTGCGTTGGCCACATGTTTTTAAAATTCAAGATAATTTCCGTTCAGGTACCGACGTGTATTTCTTTGTTAGCACCATTTTTCTAAAATAGTAAGTGAGAATGATAACACAATAGAGCACAAACCCTGCAATCGCCCAGATAAGAAAGGAGTCACTTGCTACATCTTCTATCCATAAAGGAGAAGATAATAACGATAACAGCCAGACCATGGACAGATTTCCAAACAGAGACGACCAAAAATAAGCCTTCCAGTTAATCGGTGTGAAAGCAGCTGCCGCTGAAATCAAGTTGCTTGGAAAAACGGGAATGCTTCGGAGGACAATGATCATACACACACCATATTCGCTAATCCAACGGTAATATCGATCAAATTTTTCTTTCCGCTTTGACCAAATCCGCTCAGAAATGCGATGGTTAAAATGCTTAACTAGATAAAAACAAGCGAGTGCACCTAAAAGGGTTCCTATTAAACTATAAACCGCTCCTTCAATCACACCAAATGAAAGAAGGTGGACGACGATAATAAGGAGAACAGGAAAAAGAGTAAAAATATTTTGTAAAATCATTAATGGGATCGTAACAAATAACAGGAAGTACCCCATTTCCTCGAAAAGCGTATCTATAAAATAGTCTACATTATTACTTCTTGCCTCTGTCACCCAATCACTTTGCCAAACAACAATCAAAATGATAAGAAGAGCAGCGCCGGATAACCACTTTTTCAAGCGCATCACCTTCCATATATAAAACGAATTCTTAAGTCAATTATACTGAAACCACGTTCCTAGCACAATGAAAGCTTCCGTTACATAATCCCTCACTTTTTTCGCAAAATAAACAAGGTAAGGAAAAGTGAGGTAACCTATGGCTAAGACAAATAAAAAAGCAGAAAAAATGTTAACATGGTGGCAATTATCATTATTAGGTATTGCCGCTACAATTGGTACAGGGTTTTTCCTCGGCTCGAGTATTGCGATACAAATGGCAGGGCCTTCGGTAATCTTTGCCTACATCTTTGCTGCGATAGGGACGTATTTTGTTTTCGAAGCTCTTGCCAAAATGACGATTGATAACCCCGAAACCGGGTCTTTCCGTACTTATGCAAGTAATGCATACGGCCGCTGGGCAGGATTTAGCAGCGGCTGGGTTTATTGGGCTTCTGAGATGCTCATCATGGGAAGTCAATTAACTGCTTTAGCGATCTTTACTCGACTCTGGTTCCCTGGAATCCCCATTTGGATATTTGCGGCTATTTACGCGATCCTTGGTATTTTAGTAATTTTATTAGGATCTTCTACATTTGACCGTGTCGAGAATGTACTTGCTGTTATGAAAGTTGCGGCCATTCTCATGTTTATTATACTGGCAATCATTGCCCTTCTTGGGCTACTTGGGGTAAAGCCTGGAAAACTCGAGTTACCTCGAAGCTACGATGCTCTATTTCCTACGGGGGTTAAAGGGCTAATGCCAGCATTTATCTATGGTTTTTACGGTTTTGCCGGTATTGAAATTGTCGGTTTGTTAATTATACGCTTAAAAAAGATGACCGACGCAACGAAATCAGGGAAATTGATGCTGCTTACCTTAGCGTTAATTTATATCACTTCTATTGGACTAGCGTTATTACTTGTACCTTGGGATACATTTACGACCGATGAAAGCCCTTTCGTGACGGCGTTAAACCGCTTTAGAATTCCTTTTATTATGCATATTTTTAACGGCGTTTTCATTATTGCAGGCTTTTCCACGATGGTGGCCTCTATGTTCGCCGTGATCCGCATCCTTGTGGTACTTGCAGGAGATCGAGATGCTCCAGCTTTTTTAGCTAAGAAAATAAATGATAAACTCGCCTTACCCGCTATTAGCTTTATGGCATTTTGGGTGATGGTTTCGGTGATCTTTTCCATGATCGTTCCCGGTCGTATATACGAGTACTTCACAACTGCGGCAGGTATTATGCTCTTATACAACTGGCTGTTTATACTTGCCTCCTACGGCAGATTACTTGAATTGAGCATGATACAACAATTGAAGCGTGTTTCAGGCGTTATTCTAATACTACTCGCTATTTTCGGGACAATCTTTCATCACATTAGCCGTCCTGGTTTTTTTATCAGCATCATCTTTCTCATCATCGTGGCGGTCATTACCCTAATAATGCGGCACCACTGGAATAAGCCAAAAGACCCTGAAATCCCTTCCCTTTTTACAAAAATAAAACGTTAAAAGCTTGAATTGCAAAATAAATACCAAACCCGATCAGGGAAATCCCTGATAAGAGAGAAATAAAAAAGAGGAAGCGGTTTGTCAACAGTTTTTTCATACTGCTCGAAATAAGCGCCATCGTCACGTCCCATGACGCAATTCCAACAAAGATACACGCTGTGTATAAAATAACTTCGTTTGTGTCATAATTACTCACAGTTTTAGCAAGAACAGAGCCAAAGATCCCTAACCAGAATAGAATCGTGAGGGGATTAAATAATGACATAAAAAATCCTGACAAGAATGATTTTGTATAAGGCTGCTTCACCCTAGACTTTTGATAATGATCGGCTGTGAGTTCGCGTGCACCTTGTAGACTTT encodes the following:
- a CDS encoding GNAT family N-acetyltransferase, which encodes MEVTEKEIVIRTYDPSLASAVAEMWNCSREGWGGHSDVQTEEQVRAQEANSTNIYTYLAMEGDRVVGYCGLSEYREDEGALYIPLLNVRDDYHGRKIGKKLLLTALEETVKRKWPRLDLYTWPGNTKAVPLYKKCGFFWENRDDTVHLMNFLPTVRSTELFSAFFEQVDWYADSIREIKTEPDGKKENGFDFYTYEWGKDEHYLQVQFEKTGRGIRSCKTNEYEVMMVIEHHHCVYGKTYPVNFIVKNTSDDTIHIDITGIEQKNIHFHYEEEVTVQAGSEVTLQSHFTVLERHEDQMKMQTHPAVEANIRVNGSAVTMKTGVLCKAPVSISGKMIGSQSFLQQLDKAYIQVENNTKSPVSVYFELPENKNVQFENREYDVHLEEKEKRVIPLSYQLEGPAFYRKTLRVEATFPEHGKKENVTFDQELSFSMNVMGAGVYGECKKYIHLYYGLHHVALKKEDNSVLIERGRFNNGDYLLFYPRLGEPFSEEFSKMKPKDVSFFEENTKIGVAISYPSQEFPGVTVVRMLELTADGMMSQYFIVENHGEQMLEGLRLNEPFMFDLSETVIPYEGKWIHNKGTYNSEVNSWDEGKVSENWLFSNYKGWPAALIWDSKLKLHFHDWHILYFEHKFPIIASGDSVTTSATTFSIGTLHSVEEVRNYAGRKQNLTKWDPENVLRWGTKDRNPFIQKETVLFFDQRLSRSSDVSLEASFGNGEVISETIWTSEQAKRTWEVKTSFSSHREPVLANLTGRLSGLGFTKSTLLFPVTNEAVSYNEGQENDHSVLELDNGIFSVKAAPGFYPAVYSLKKNGIEWLASSFPEPGPKSWWNPWIGGICPTLPGLTARSVLQQNSQGQFVSLFDQHNNEWSAIKQSYTVDDHPDYKGVKIHHYAFVLPGVPVLGAMIEIEQHTGTYWPDQKVVHGFNINPGSELGDVSAQLDNNRSPTYSHHAHEQHMDGFSQLTISKAGVDDKLIILSEQSSKGLELYMNQDVILAASKRNFPLNDGELFRSDPMFFVLNKTDVPLEALRDLRSLRFDSDRNRKD
- a CDS encoding YwpF-like family protein, whose product is MKTFKLCSLAVLFDNHETEELEGKQVPLVDGLIINKEEAEKNWLVEAILDKEWRDFFNEYAEADQQFMAEVTITKKTNDPATLVCSVKSVNDLTDHVCIHLDGVIVAKKDDLSDMLLKTLVEEGFSGAELYEEFKKRKKDRGQAIQGILTTAYEQVKEKGYYDSESESN
- a CDS encoding DUF2207 family protein, translating into MLLFSGIAMLTLITGVAVTVWVIEQKKRKGPTSLNKEVEKKLSVVEKTSLSPAVVVKLILRRGLSSNDMTAGLLHLVSKKAVKLNFIENEQSYVFTDQTKESKHEPLTNDERYLLQWLLYRIGDKGAFRVDDLERFTSDKDRMESYLQELHQWEKETVVTMEKLDLYRPLTLPRLVVIITGVVGIVISSVFVFMLPFFRPWYFLSCFIQPTNDLFYFSPYCCWSSGGAKMAELL
- a CDS encoding TVP38/TMEM64 family protein, whose amino-acid sequence is MKKWLSGAALLIILIVVWQSDWVTEARSNNVDYFIDTLFEEMGYFLLFVTIPLMILQNIFTLFPVLLIIVVHLLSFGVIEGAVYSLIGTLLGALACFYLVKHFNHRISERIWSKRKEKFDRYYRWISEYGVCMIIVLRSIPVFPSNLISAAAAFTPINWKAYFWSSLFGNLSMVWLLSLLSSPLWIEDVASDSFLIWAIAGFVLYCVIILTYYFRKMVLTKKYTSVPERKLS
- a CDS encoding amino acid permease → MAKTNKKAEKMLTWWQLSLLGIAATIGTGFFLGSSIAIQMAGPSVIFAYIFAAIGTYFVFEALAKMTIDNPETGSFRTYASNAYGRWAGFSSGWVYWASEMLIMGSQLTALAIFTRLWFPGIPIWIFAAIYAILGILVILLGSSTFDRVENVLAVMKVAAILMFIILAIIALLGLLGVKPGKLELPRSYDALFPTGVKGLMPAFIYGFYGFAGIEIVGLLIIRLKKMTDATKSGKLMLLTLALIYITSIGLALLLVPWDTFTTDESPFVTALNRFRIPFIMHIFNGVFIIAGFSTMVASMFAVIRILVVLAGDRDAPAFLAKKINDKLALPAISFMAFWVMVSVIFSMIVPGRIYEYFTTAAGIMLLYNWLFILASYGRLLELSMIQQLKRVSGVILILLAIFGTIFHHISRPGFFISIIFLIIVAVITLIMRHHWNKPKDPEIPSLFTKIKR
- a CDS encoding LysE family transporter, which translates into the protein MSVFLTYIILGLSLAAPIGPVNAAQLDRGIKNGFIHSWLVGLGATAADGIYMLLVFLGVVHIIGIPFIQVFLWLFGFFVLVYTGIESLQGARELTADHYQKSRVKQPYTKSFLSGFFMSLFNPLTILFWLGIFGSVLAKTVSNYDTNEVILYTACIFVGIASWDVTMALISSSMKKLLTNRFLFFISLLSGISLIGFGIYFAIQAFNVLFL